In one Brassica oleracea var. oleracea cultivar TO1000 chromosome C9, BOL, whole genome shotgun sequence genomic region, the following are encoded:
- the LOC106316049 gene encoding probable LRR receptor-like serine/threonine-protein kinase At5g59680: protein MDSSLGLRLVTITLAFIHIGHAQDQKGFISLDCGLPANELSPYSETYTRLSFSSDENFIQSGKIGRIQANRESKFGKPYRTLRYFPNGTRNGYNLSVEKGRNHLIRAYFIYANYDGFDINPMFDLYLGPNLWDTIDLQGQVNGTRAEMLHIPISNSLQICLVKTGTTTPFISTLEIQPMGNDSYITDSGSLKLFFRGDILVRRRIS from the exons ATGGATAGTTCGCTTGGGCTTCGGTTGGTCACGATAACATTGGCCTTCATTCATATTGGTCATGCTCAAGACCAAAAAG GGTTTATCAGTTTGGATTGTGGGCTACCTGCAAATGAACTGTCTCCTTATAGCGAGACTTATACTAGACTGTCGTTCTCTTCCGACGAAAATTTCATACAGAGCGGAAAAATTGGTCGAATCCAAGCAAACCGAGAGAGCAAATTCGGGAAGCCATACAGAACGCTGAGATATTTTCCCAATGGAACACGAAACGGTTACAATCTAAGTGTGGAGAAAGGCAGAAATCATTTGATCAGGGCTTATTTTATATATGCAAATTATGATGGTTTTGATATTAACCCAATGTTTGATCTGTATCTTGGACCTAATTTGTGGGACACGATAGATTTGCAAGGACAAGTGAATGGTACACGGGCGGAGATGTTGCACATTCCAATATCAAACTCGTTGCAGATTTGTCTGGTTAAGACAGGGACTACTACTCCGTTCATATCCACCTTGGAGATACAGCCAATGGGAAATGATAGTTATATCACTGATTCTGGTTCCCTCAAACTTTTCTTTCGGGGAGATATTTTAGTGCGTCGAAGAATTTCATAA
- the LOC106315072 gene encoding probable LRR receptor-like serine/threonine-protein kinase At5g59680 — protein MVERIAKDQVHHERRIEVKKVGTADNPADMFTKLLLTPLPKPIFNVYDRVWDSYFRNEWTQISTTLQVNNSNNYSPPKAALTTAATSTNAYAPLTIKWNSSNVFSQYYLYTHFAEIQELQTNDTREFNLNWNGNHYYDLLVPPKFKVFTVFSESGGSCKGGECSFQLTRTNRSTLPPLVNALEVFTVIHFPQPETNETDVFAVQNIKTTYGISRISWQGDPCVPQQFIWDGLSCSNTDMATPPRITHLNLSSSGLTGNITDGIQNLTLLETL, from the exons ATGGTTGAGAGGATTG CCAAGGATCAGGTTCATCATGAGAGAAGGATTGAAGTGAAGAAGGTAGGAACAGCTGATAATCCTGCGGATATGTTCACTAAGCTG TTATTGACTCCACTTCCAAAACCCATCTTCAATGTCTATGATCGCGTATGGGATTCGTACTTTAGAAACGAATGGACCCAGATTTCCACCACTCTCCAAGTGAACAATTCAAACAATTATTCTCCACCAAAGGCAGCACTCACGACTGCTGCAACATCTACTAATGCCTATGCGCCACTGACGATAAAATGGAATTCGAGTAACGTTTTTAGCCAATATTACTTGTATACACACTTCGCTGAGATCCAAGAGTTGCAGACCAACGATACCAGGGAATTCAACCTGAATTGGAATGGAAATCACTACTATGACCTTCTAGTGCCTCCAAAATTTAAAGTATTTACTGTTTTTAGCGAGTCTGGGGGTAGCTGCAAAGGAGGGGAATGCAGTTTTCAGCTGACGAGAACCAACAGATCAACTCTTCCTCCTCTGGTTAACGCTCTTGAGGTCTTCACAGTTATCCACTTTCCGCAGCCTGAAACAAATGAAACCGATG TGTTTGCTGTCCAAAACATCAAAACCACATATGGAATAAGTAGAATTAGCTGGCAAGGAGATCCATGCGTCCCTCAACAGTTTATATGGGATGGCTTAAGCTGTAGCAACACGGATATGGCTACACCACCAAGAATCACTCATTT AAACTTGTCTTCAAGTGGTCTAACAGGAAACATAACGGATGGCATTCAGAATCTTACATTACTAGAAACTCTGTAA
- the LOC106316048 gene encoding probable LRR receptor-like serine/threonine-protein kinase At5g59680, translating into MRVHHTNLVNLVGYCNEGDHLALIYEFVPNGDLRQHMSGKGGRSIINWGIRLRIAVEAASGLEYLHIGCIPPMVHRDVKTTNILLDEQFKAKLADFGLSRSFPVVDESHVSTMVAGTPGYLDPEYYRTNRLTEKSDVYSFGIVLLEMITNQPVIDQSREKSHITEWAGFEVNSGDIRSIMDPNLQEDYDSDSAWRTFDLAMSCANPSSKRRPSMFQVVVELKECLASEKSSRNMSRGIMDSHRSDEVTVLVDTEMFLVAR; encoded by the exons ATGAGAGTTCACCACACAAATTTGGTAAACCTAGTAGGATATTGTAATGAAGGAGATCACTTGGCTCTGATATACGAGTTTGTGCCCAATGGGGACTTAAGACAACATATGTCTG GGAAAGGAGGAAGATCCATCATCAATTGGGGTATTCGGCTACGAATAGCTGTGGAGGCTGCATCAG GTTTGGAGTACTTACACATTGGCTGCATACCACCAATGGTTCATAGAGATGTCAAAACCACAAACATATTGTTGGACGAGCAGTTTAAGGCCAAGCTTGCTGATTTTGGACTGTCAAGATCTTTTCCAGTTGTAGATGAATCTCATGTTTCGACGATGGTTGCTGGTACTCCTGGATACCTTGATCCCGA ATATTACCGTACAAATAGGTTGACCGAGAAGAGCGATGTGTACAGTTTCGGCATTGTGTTATTGGAGATGATCACAAACCAACCCGTGATTGACCAATCCCGTGAAAAGTCTCACATAACAGAGTGGGCTGGGTTTGAGGTAAATAGTGGAGATATTAGGAGTATCATGGATCCAAACCTTCAAGAAGACTACGACTCTGATTCTGCATGGAGAACTTTTGACTTGGCAATGTCATGTGCAAACCCTTCTTCCAAAAGACGCCCAAGCATGTTTCAGGTTGTTGTGGAACTGAAAGAGTGTCTTGCGTCTGAAAAATCGAGTAGAAATATGAGTAGAGGCATAATGGACTCTCATAGATCGGATGAAGTGACTGTGCTCGTTGATACTGAGATGTTTCTTGTAGCGAGATAG